One genomic segment of Tursiops truncatus isolate mTurTru1 chromosome 11, mTurTru1.mat.Y, whole genome shotgun sequence includes these proteins:
- the M6PR gene encoding cation-dependent mannose-6-phosphate receptor isoform X4, with product MFPLYSSWMTGLLLLLAVAVRESWQTEEKTCDLVGEKDKESEKELALLKRLTPLFNKSFESTVGQGPDMYIYMFRVCREAGNQTSGAGLVQINKSNGKETVVGRINSTQIFNGSNWIMLIYKGGDEYDSHCGKEQRRAVVMISCNRHTLAVCIADRRLYHRGVPVPATGDGSQRNGAVSPLGLLAGSWQPGSIFWKGNGGRSGTSRALPPSALAAAAAALVPFSGSGTCLLAHDITSVGRRS from the exons ATGTTCCCCCTCTACAGCTCCTGGATGACtggcctgctgctgctgctggccgtGGCAGTAAGAGAATCCTGGCAGACCGAAGAAAAAACATGCGACCTGGTAGGAGAAAAGGATAAAGAGTCAGAGAAAGAGTTGGCTCTACTGAAGAGGCTGACGCCGCTGTTTAACAAAAG CTTTGAGAGCACCGTGGGCCAGGGCCCAGACATGTATATCTACATGTTCCGGGTGTGCCGAGAAGCTGGCAACCAAACCTCTGGGGCAGGCCTGGTGCAGATCAACAAAAGTAATGGGAAGGAGACAGTAGTAGGGAGAATCAACAGCACTCAGATCTTCAATGGAA GTAATTGGATCATGCTGATCTATAAAGGGGGTGATGAATATGACAGTCACTGTGGCAAGGAGCAGCGTCGGGCAGTGGTGATGATCTCCTGCAATCGACACACCCTAGCG GTTTGCATCGCTGATCGCCGTCTATATCATCGGGGGGTTCCTGTACCAGCGACTGGTGATGGGAGCCAAAGGAATGGAGCAGTTTCCCCACTTGGCCTTCTGGCAGGATCTTGGCAACCTGGTAGCA TCTTCTGGAAAGGGAATGGAGGCAGAAGTGGGACATCCAGGGCTCTGCCACCTTCCGCCCTGGCTGCGGCGGCTGCAGCACTTGTCCCTTTTTCTGGCTCAGGGACGTGTCTTCTTGCCCACGACATTACTTCTGTGGGGAGACGGTCTTAA
- the M6PR gene encoding cation-dependent mannose-6-phosphate receptor isoform X2 encodes MFPLYSSWMTGLLLLLAVAVRESWQTEEKTCDLVGEKDKESEKELALLKRLTPLFNKSFESTVGQGPDMYIYMFRVCREAGNQTSGAGLVQINKSNGKETVVGRINSTQIFNGSNWIMLIYKGGDEYDSHCGKEQRRAVVMISCNRHTLADNFNPVFEERGKVQDCFYLFEIDSSLACSPEISHLSVGSILLVTFASLIAVYIIGGFLYQRLVMGAKGMEQFPHLAFWQDLGNLVASSGKGMEAEVGHPGLCHLPPWLRRLQHLSLFLAQGRVFLPTTLLLWGDGLNLLMLPPFCSGRVPRNLA; translated from the exons ATGTTCCCCCTCTACAGCTCCTGGATGACtggcctgctgctgctgctggccgtGGCAGTAAGAGAATCCTGGCAGACCGAAGAAAAAACATGCGACCTGGTAGGAGAAAAGGATAAAGAGTCAGAGAAAGAGTTGGCTCTACTGAAGAGGCTGACGCCGCTGTTTAACAAAAG CTTTGAGAGCACCGTGGGCCAGGGCCCAGACATGTATATCTACATGTTCCGGGTGTGCCGAGAAGCTGGCAACCAAACCTCTGGGGCAGGCCTGGTGCAGATCAACAAAAGTAATGGGAAGGAGACAGTAGTAGGGAGAATCAACAGCACTCAGATCTTCAATGGAA GTAATTGGATCATGCTGATCTATAAAGGGGGTGATGAATATGACAGTCACTGTGGCAAGGAGCAGCGTCGGGCAGTGGTGATGATCTCCTGCAATCGACACACCCTAGCG GACAATTTTAACCCTGTGTTTGAGGAGCGAGGCAAAGTCCAAGACTGTTTCTACCTCTTTGAGATAGACAGCAGCCTGGCCTGTTCCCCAGAGATCTCCCACCTCAGCGTGGGTTCTATCTTACTTGTCAC GTTTGCATCGCTGATCGCCGTCTATATCATCGGGGGGTTCCTGTACCAGCGACTGGTGATGGGAGCCAAAGGAATGGAGCAGTTTCCCCACTTGGCCTTCTGGCAGGATCTTGGCAACCTGGTAGCA TCTTCTGGAAAGGGAATGGAGGCAGAAGTGGGACATCCAGGGCTCTGCCACCTTCCGCCCTGGCTGCGGCGGCTGCAGCACTTGTCCCTTTTTCTGGCTCAGGGACGTGTCTTCTTGCCCACGACATTACTTCTGTGGGGAGACGGTCTTAATCTTCTGATGCTTCCACCTTTCTGTTCAGGCCGTGTGCCCAGAAACCTGGCCTGA
- the M6PR gene encoding cation-dependent mannose-6-phosphate receptor isoform X1 translates to MFPLYSSWMTGLLLLLAVAVRESWQTEEKTCDLVGEKDKESEKELALLKRLTPLFNKSFESTVGQGPDMYIYMFRVCREAGNQTSGAGLVQINKSNGKETVVGRINSTQIFNGSNWIMLIYKGGDEYDSHCGKEQRRAVVMISCNRHTLADNFNPVFEERGKVQDCFYLFEIDSSLACSPEISHLSVGSILLVTFASLIAVYIIGGFLYQRLVMGAKGMEQFPHLAFWQDLGNLVADGCDFVCRSKPRNVPAAYRGVGDDQLGEESEERDDHLLPILLEREWRQKWDIQGSATFRPGCGGCSTCPFFWLRDVSSCPRHYFCGETVLIF, encoded by the exons ATGTTCCCCCTCTACAGCTCCTGGATGACtggcctgctgctgctgctggccgtGGCAGTAAGAGAATCCTGGCAGACCGAAGAAAAAACATGCGACCTGGTAGGAGAAAAGGATAAAGAGTCAGAGAAAGAGTTGGCTCTACTGAAGAGGCTGACGCCGCTGTTTAACAAAAG CTTTGAGAGCACCGTGGGCCAGGGCCCAGACATGTATATCTACATGTTCCGGGTGTGCCGAGAAGCTGGCAACCAAACCTCTGGGGCAGGCCTGGTGCAGATCAACAAAAGTAATGGGAAGGAGACAGTAGTAGGGAGAATCAACAGCACTCAGATCTTCAATGGAA GTAATTGGATCATGCTGATCTATAAAGGGGGTGATGAATATGACAGTCACTGTGGCAAGGAGCAGCGTCGGGCAGTGGTGATGATCTCCTGCAATCGACACACCCTAGCG GACAATTTTAACCCTGTGTTTGAGGAGCGAGGCAAAGTCCAAGACTGTTTCTACCTCTTTGAGATAGACAGCAGCCTGGCCTGTTCCCCAGAGATCTCCCACCTCAGCGTGGGTTCTATCTTACTTGTCAC GTTTGCATCGCTGATCGCCGTCTATATCATCGGGGGGTTCCTGTACCAGCGACTGGTGATGGGAGCCAAAGGAATGGAGCAGTTTCCCCACTTGGCCTTCTGGCAGGATCTTGGCAACCTGGTAGCA GATGGTTGTGACTTTGTGTGCCGATCTAAACCCCGAAACGTGCCTGCTGCGTATCGTGGTGTGGGGGATGACCAGCTGGGGGAGGAGTCGGAAGAAAGGGATGATCATTTATTACCGAT TCTTCTGGAAAGGGAATGGAGGCAGAAGTGGGACATCCAGGGCTCTGCCACCTTCCGCCCTGGCTGCGGCGGCTGCAGCACTTGTCCCTTTTTCTGGCTCAGGGACGTGTCTTCTTGCCCACGACATTACTTCTGTGGGGAGACGGTCTTAATCTTCTGA
- the M6PR gene encoding cation-dependent mannose-6-phosphate receptor isoform X3 codes for MFPLYSSWMTGLLLLLAVAVRESWQTEEKTCDLVGEKDKESEKELALLKRLTPLFNKSFESTVGQGPDMYIYMFRVCREAGNQTSGAGLVQINKSNGKETVVGRINSTQIFNGSNWIMLIYKGGDEYDSHCGKEQRRAVVMISCNRHTLADNFNPVFEERGKVQDCFYLFEIDSSLACSPEISHLSVGSILLVTFASLIAVYIIGGFLYQRLVMGAKGMEQFPHLAFWQDLGNLVADGCDFVCRSKPRNVPAAYRGVGDDQLGEESEERDDHLLPM; via the exons ATGTTCCCCCTCTACAGCTCCTGGATGACtggcctgctgctgctgctggccgtGGCAGTAAGAGAATCCTGGCAGACCGAAGAAAAAACATGCGACCTGGTAGGAGAAAAGGATAAAGAGTCAGAGAAAGAGTTGGCTCTACTGAAGAGGCTGACGCCGCTGTTTAACAAAAG CTTTGAGAGCACCGTGGGCCAGGGCCCAGACATGTATATCTACATGTTCCGGGTGTGCCGAGAAGCTGGCAACCAAACCTCTGGGGCAGGCCTGGTGCAGATCAACAAAAGTAATGGGAAGGAGACAGTAGTAGGGAGAATCAACAGCACTCAGATCTTCAATGGAA GTAATTGGATCATGCTGATCTATAAAGGGGGTGATGAATATGACAGTCACTGTGGCAAGGAGCAGCGTCGGGCAGTGGTGATGATCTCCTGCAATCGACACACCCTAGCG GACAATTTTAACCCTGTGTTTGAGGAGCGAGGCAAAGTCCAAGACTGTTTCTACCTCTTTGAGATAGACAGCAGCCTGGCCTGTTCCCCAGAGATCTCCCACCTCAGCGTGGGTTCTATCTTACTTGTCAC GTTTGCATCGCTGATCGCCGTCTATATCATCGGGGGGTTCCTGTACCAGCGACTGGTGATGGGAGCCAAAGGAATGGAGCAGTTTCCCCACTTGGCCTTCTGGCAGGATCTTGGCAACCTGGTAGCA GATGGTTGTGACTTTGTGTGCCGATCTAAACCCCGAAACGTGCCTGCTGCGTATCGTGGTGTGGGGGATGACCAGCTGGGGGAGGAGTCGGAAGAAAGGGATGATCATTTATTACCGATGTGA